One Elusimicrobiaceae bacterium genomic window, TTCGCCGCGATAAATTTTTTCAACCAGCATGGCCATCTCGCGCGGCGTGGTATAGTTCTCGTTCGCGACGGGCGAACTGCAGAGCGACATCCCGTCCGGCGAAATATTCGTGCGCTCCAGCCCCAGCTCCCGAAATTCCTGCTGGAGATAATCATACCCGACCCGCTCGATCAGCAGGTGCGCGGCGGTATTGTCGCTCTCGGTGATCATTTTAACCATCAGATCCCGCACCGACAGCTTCGTCCCGGACCGCACCCGCCTCAAATGCCCGGACCCGCCGCGTTTGGCGTTTCTGGTGATCGTGATTTTCTCGTTCCAGTTGACCTCGCCGTTCCTGATTTTTTTCGTGACGGCGGCCATCACCGGCACCTTTACCAGACTGGCTGACGGAAACAGTTCGTCCGCGTGATAGGAAAACTCCTCGCCGGTTTTCAAATCCTTTATATAGACGCCCATGCGGCCGGGGAACCGCGCGGCCGATCTCGCCAGCCGGTCGGTCATTTCCCGCCACTTGTCGGCATTGGTCGTCCATTCCTGTTCCGAGTCAAACCCAGCCGCGTCAGCTTCCAGAGCCGCCTCATCGTCAGCGCGGCCCGCCTTGAAATCCATGCCGCCGGCAAGCAGGCAGGCGCACGCGCCGACCGCCACAAGCATTGCGAGATAAAATATTTTCTGCCTGTTCATCTGTCGCTCTCCGGTTACTCCCTGGCTTTGCGTTTGCGCGGCGCTTTCGGCTCGCCGTCCGCTTTTCTGGCGCACTGGCACCTGGAGGAAAACACCAGCTTGTCGCCGGCCTTGTCCACGTCCACCAGCACACGGCTGCCCGGCTGGATACGGCCCGACAGCATTTCCTCCGCCAGGGGATCCTCGATCCGCCGCTGGATCGCGCGCAGCAGCGGCCGCGCGCCGTAATTGGGGTCAAACCCCACCTGCACCATGTGCTTTTTCGCTTTCGGCGACAGCGTCAGCTCCAGTTCCTGCGCGCCGAGCTTGGCTTCCACTTTTTTCAGCATCAGCTCCAGGATCTTTTCCATATCCTCCGCCGTAAGCGGATGAAACACAATAATCTCGTCCACGCGGTTGATGAATTCGGGGTTGAACACCCGGCGCACTTCCTCCATCACCGTGTCCTTCATTTTCTTGTAATCGCGCGCCTCGTCTGCCTGCGCGACAAAACCAAGCGATTTGCCTTTCGAAATCAGCCGCGCGCCCACGTTCGAAGTCATGATTACGATCGCGTTTTTAAAGCTCACCTTGTGGCCCAGATTGTCAGTCAGCCGCCCTTCGTCCAGCACCTGCAGAAGGATGTTGAAGATATCCGGATGCGCCTTTTCGATTTCGTCGAGCACAACTACAGAATAGGGCCTGCGGCGGATCACTTCCGTCAGCTGCCCGCCTTCGTCATACCCCACATAGCCGGGGGGCGCGCCGATCAGGCGCGACACGGCGTGCTTTTCCATAAATTCCGACATGTCTATGCGGACCATCGCGTCCTCGTTGCCGAACAGGTATTCGGCCAGCGTGCGCGCGAGCTCGGTTTTGCCGACGCCCGTCGGCCCGAGAAACAGGAACCCGCCGATCGGCTTGTTGGGGTCCTTCAGGCCCGTGCGCGAACGGCGTATGGCCTGAGAAAGCGTTTTCACCGCCTCTTCCTGCCCGATAATGCGGCCGTGCAGCTGTTCCTCGATATGCATCAGCTTTTCGCTTTCTTTTTCGGTGATGCGGGTTACGGGAATTCCGGTCCATTTGCTGGCGACGAGCGCGATATCTTCCGTGGTGATGTCCGGTATGATTTTGGCGCGCTCCTCGCGCCAGGCCTGTTTAGCGCTTTCAAGGCTGGTGCGGAGCGTTTTCTCATGGTCGCGGGCGCGGGCCGCCTTTTCGTATTCCTGTTCGCCGATCGCGTCGTTCTTTTCCTTCACGGCCTTCTCTATTTCGGCTTCCTTGTCCTTAAAAAGCGGCGGCACCGTGGTCACCTGCAGCCGCGCGCGGGAGCCGGCTTCGTCAAGCAGATCAATCGCCTTGTCGGGCATGGCGCGGTCGGTTATATAGCGGTCGGAAATGGAAGCGGCCGCGATAATCGCCTCGCCGGTGTAATGCACTTTGTGATGCTGTTCGTAGCGCTCGCGCAGGCCGTTAAGGATTTCGATCGTTTCGTCAAGCCCCGGCGGATCCACGATAATCGGCTGGAACCGCCGCTCAAGCGCGGGATCATGCTCGATGTGTTTGCGGTACTCGTCGAACGTGGTCGCGCCGATACACTGCAGTTCCCCGCGCGCCAGCGCCGGTTTAAGCATGTTCGACGCGTCAATCGCGCCTTCTGCCGCGCCCGCGCCGATGATCGTGTGCAGTTCGTCAATAAAAACAATGATTTTTTTCTGCTCGCTGCGGATTTCTTCAAGGATGCTCTTGAGCCGCTGTTCGAATTCGCCGCGGTATTTGGTGCCGGCAACCACCGACGCCAGATCCACCGTCAGCAGCCGTTTGCCGGCCAAAGTGTCGGACACGTCGCCGCTCGCTATCCGCTGGGCCAGCCCCTCCACAATCGCGGTCTTGCCCACGCCCGGCTCGCCTATAAGCACAGGGTTGTTTTTCGTTCTCCGGCCCAGAATCTGCGCCACGCGCTCTATTTCCGTATTCCGGCCGATGACGGGATCAAGTTTGTTTTCACGGGCCTGCTGGGTCAGGTCGCGGGCGAACTCGTCAAGAGTGGGGGTCGTGCTTTTGGCTTTCTTTTTCGGATCTTTCTTCTTGATGTCGGCGTCGTCCGGCTGGGCACCCGGATTATTGGACTGCGACTGCTGCGCCCCTTCGCCAATATATTCAAGCACCGCCTCGCGTATGGTCGCGGC contains:
- a CDS encoding class A beta-lactamase-related serine hydrolase, encoding MNRQKIFYLAMLVAVGACACLLAGGMDFKAGRADDEAALEADAAGFDSEQEWTTNADKWREMTDRLARSAARFPGRMGVYIKDLKTGEEFSYHADELFPSASLVKVPVMAAVTKKIRNGEVNWNEKITITRNAKRGGSGHLRRVRSGTKLSVRDLMVKMITESDNTAAHLLIERVGYDYLQQEFRELGLERTNISPDGMSLCSSPVANENYTTPREMAMLVEKIYRGEVVDKDHSAIMLDIMKHTKGRSRFAKKLPRGFALAHKTGMLRLSCSDTGIVYSPQGEYVMAMLTWKVPDYKYAANYIAKMAAVTYKYYGKSGNLVVRARPEVAGNETGG
- a CDS encoding ATP-dependent Clp protease ATP-binding subunit, giving the protein MGTRFTDRAQKVILIAQEEAKRLNHDYVGTEHILLGLVMLGEGIAAQVLVSQGVEFKKVRMEIEKLVGTGDSTSQYGEIPFTPRAKKVLEYAVEEAQQMGHSYIGTEHILLGLLREEEGVAARVLENIGLAAATIREAVLEYIGEGAQQSQSNNPGAQPDDADIKKKDPKKKAKSTTPTLDEFARDLTQQARENKLDPVIGRNTEIERVAQILGRRTKNNPVLIGEPGVGKTAIVEGLAQRIASGDVSDTLAGKRLLTVDLASVVAGTKYRGEFEQRLKSILEEIRSEQKKIIVFIDELHTIIGAGAAEGAIDASNMLKPALARGELQCIGATTFDEYRKHIEHDPALERRFQPIIVDPPGLDETIEILNGLRERYEQHHKVHYTGEAIIAAASISDRYITDRAMPDKAIDLLDEAGSRARLQVTTVPPLFKDKEAEIEKAVKEKNDAIGEQEYEKAARARDHEKTLRTSLESAKQAWREERAKIIPDITTEDIALVASKWTGIPVTRITEKESEKLMHIEEQLHGRIIGQEEAVKTLSQAIRRSRTGLKDPNKPIGGFLFLGPTGVGKTELARTLAEYLFGNEDAMVRIDMSEFMEKHAVSRLIGAPPGYVGYDEGGQLTEVIRRRPYSVVVLDEIEKAHPDIFNILLQVLDEGRLTDNLGHKVSFKNAIVIMTSNVGARLISKGKSLGFVAQADEARDYKKMKDTVMEEVRRVFNPEFINRVDEIIVFHPLTAEDMEKILELMLKKVEAKLGAQELELTLSPKAKKHMVQVGFDPNYGARPLLRAIQRRIEDPLAEEMLSGRIQPGSRVLVDVDKAGDKLVFSSRCQCARKADGEPKAPRKRKARE